The Leucobacter viscericola genome includes a window with the following:
- a CDS encoding sulfite exporter TauE/SafE family protein: MSLLLPELPVYAWVLLGVAALIVGFSKTALPGVNTVSIAIFAALMPAKQSTGVLLVLLIVGDIFAVWTYRRHANWAALLRLAPAVVGGLLLGVLFLALADDSSVRRVIGVILLLVVAVTVWRRWISQGSGSVAGSRLASVGYGSLGGFTTMVANAGGPVMSMYFLAARFPVKEFLGTAAWFFAMVNVAKLPLSVGLGLVTWESLVLDLVLIPGVIAGAFFGRWVASRVPQRVFEVGVLVVTVLGAGWLLV, from the coding sequence GTGAGTCTCCTTTTGCCCGAACTGCCTGTCTACGCCTGGGTTCTGCTTGGTGTGGCCGCGCTTATTGTGGGCTTCTCGAAGACCGCGCTGCCCGGGGTCAATACGGTTTCTATTGCGATCTTTGCGGCGCTGATGCCCGCGAAGCAGTCGACCGGCGTGCTGCTGGTGCTGCTGATTGTCGGCGACATCTTTGCCGTGTGGACGTATCGTCGGCACGCTAACTGGGCTGCTCTGCTGCGGCTGGCTCCTGCTGTTGTGGGTGGGCTTTTGCTCGGTGTGCTGTTTTTGGCTCTGGCCGATGACTCGTCGGTGCGACGGGTGATCGGGGTAATCCTGCTGCTGGTCGTTGCTGTGACCGTTTGGAGGCGGTGGATCTCGCAGGGCTCTGGATCTGTGGCTGGCAGCCGCTTGGCCAGTGTGGGGTATGGATCGCTGGGCGGATTCACGACGATGGTGGCCAATGCGGGTGGACCCGTCATGTCCATGTACTTTCTGGCCGCGCGCTTTCCCGTCAAGGAGTTTCTGGGCACCGCGGCGTGGTTCTTCGCCATGGTGAACGTGGCTAAGCTGCCTCTTTCGGTGGGGCTCGGGCTGGTGACTTGGGAGAGTTTGGTGCTTGATCTGGTTTTGATTCCCGGGGTGATTGCGGGAGCGTTCTTTGGGCGGTGGGTCGCTTCGCGAGTGCCGCAGCGGGTGTTTGAGGTTGGGGTTTTGGTGGTTACCGTGTTGGGTGCGGGGTGGTTGTTGGTTTAG